The DNA segment GAGAAGACTATCAGAGTAGCAGAGTGGTTTCAGTGTTCCCCCCAGATCGTCATGCGGATCAGACATCTGTTTAAAAAAGAGCCTCACCACAACGTTCACCATCAGAGGAACATCCAAACAAGCCTACTGCACTTTGCAAACAGCTCTTTTGGATTCCAATTATCtgttaaacacaacacacaggGAACATTTTAGTGGTACAACAGGATAATGGTCCTAAAATTGCCTCTACTATTAAACCTGAACCTATCGCCACCATGCtacctcctaatgccaggcgtgggctagaggggtataaagccccccagcattgaggagctgtggagcagtggaagaactgtgttctctggaatgatggtggtggagctccatctaatacttctgggttaggatgagttagggagttggggatgatggggATGATGGAGGTGTGgtggtcatcatcatcatccaacatcctgacctcacaaatgctcttgtcgctgaatgcaatcaaatcctcacagcaatgctcctgctccaaaatcttcttcaaagtcttcttctctggacagcgtAGActcagatactccaacaaaagcaggatcagctctttttaatagccttgactTCAGAAaatacaatgaatgaacaggtgtcccaatacttttgtccatgttctATTAGCATTTAACAGTAATTCAGTGCAAATACAGGGGAGCCTGTACAACATTACAGCAGTCTCCTTTTTATTTTGGAActgcataaaacacacacatacacacacattcacacacacacacacacgcattcacacacacatgctcattaCATTTGCAACCCAGTGGTTTCCTCTCTCAATAAGCGCGTGTCTCGGGGGCTGTGTGTAATTTGATTGTGATTTCTCCGTGGCTCAGTGGAGGCTGAGAGAGTGATTGGGGTTTCAGGCCGGCGTGATGACAGCGCTCGCCAGCCTCTTATTAAACTCACTTTTTTATTCTCCACCGGGAGAAAAGCAGCATTAATGGTTATTACATCATTTGGTGGATGGTTTCAGAGCGGCTCATGCGGAGCCTGAGAAAAATAAACAGTGATTTGATACACTCTGCGCAGGCAACTGTGGCCTTTTTAACACTTTAATTTTTAATATGGGGAAGACGACCCACTGAGACCGAAAACGAGCTTTCCTaaagtcacacacagctgaatgAGTCGAACATCTCCTGTGGAAAAGCTCAGAACTTCAgctacagtgggggaaaaaagtatttagtcagtcaccaattgtgcaagttctcccacttaaaaaatgagagaggctgtaattgacatcataggtagactcaactatgagaaacaaaatgagaaaagaaatttcagaaaatcacattgtctgatttttaaagaatttatttgcaaataatggtggaaaataagtatttggtcacctacaaacaagcaagagttctgtctgtcacagacctgtaacaacagcttctctgtcctccactcattacctgtattaatggcacctgtttgaactggttaacagtataaaagacacctgcccacaacctcaaacagtcacactccaaacgcCACTATGGTGAAGTCCAAAGAGCTtttgaaggacaccagaaacagaactgtagccctgcaccaggctgggaagactgaatctgcaataggcagcagcttgctgtgaagaaatctactgtgggagcaataatcagaaaatgggagacctacaagaccactgctaatctccctcaatcaggggctccacgcaagatctcagcccgtggaatcaaaatgatcacaagaacggtgagcaaaaatcccagaaccacacggggggacctaatgaatgacctgcagaaagctggaccaacgttacaaaggctaccgtcagtaacacactacgccgccagggactcagatcttgcagtgccagacgtgttcccctgcttaagccagtacagatccggcccgtctgaagtttgctagagagcatttggatgttctggaagagttttgggagaatgtctgatggtcagatgaaatcaaagtagaactgtttggtacaaacacaactcgctgtgtttggaggagagtgaatgctgagttgcatccaaagaactgaagggctgtttctctgcaaagggactaggacgactggtccgtgtacatgaaagaatgaaggGGGtcgtgtattgtgagattttgattgcaaacctccttccatcagcaagggcattgaagatgaaacgtggctgggtctttcagcatgacaatgatcccaagcagactgccagggcaacaaaggagtggcttcgtaagaagcatttcaaggtcctggagtggcctagccagtctccagatctcaactccatagaaaacctttggagggagttgaaagtccgtgttgccaccgacaaccccaaaacatcactgctctagaggagatctgcatggaggaatgggccaacataccagcaacggtgtgagccaaccttgtgaagacttacagaaaacgtttgacctctgtcattgccaacaaaggatatataacaaagtattgagatgaacttttgttattgaccaaatacttattttccaccattatttgcaaataaattatttaaaaatcagacaatgtgattctCAGaatattttttctcattttgtctctcatagttgagtctacctatgatgtcaattacagcctctctcatctttttaagtgggagaacttgcacaattggtgaccgactaaatacttttttttccccactgtacctGAGTGAATTCTGGGACTTCTACACACACCTCAATCCAATCATCAAACACGCTCACCGtgacaacacacactactatgACACAGTCTATCTGGGGAAATGTCCCTCCAACTGTGGTCAGACCTGAGCTAACCGGAAGCGTGGTCTACTGTCCGGTGTTAGTTTATGACCTGCTCTCTTATGATACTTTTGGGGGGTAAAACCACACAGACACGCCCTTTAAACAGAAAGCTGTGGAACTAAGTTCACTGGAGGTCAGTGGAGATGTAAGTGTGAGGTAAATTGGGAGTCTACACTGAAACTATAAGCACTTTTAAATGTCAGGCAATTCAGCGCAGTGACTTCTGTAATCAGGGCTGAGAAATGAAAGCCGTGCTTTGATCTCTGCAGATACAGGCCTATAAATGCACATCATGTTTGAGTGCTGTGCAGCTTCTGTATCACTGAGCTCAGGCTGAGAGACGTGGTGTCAGTATGCAGCCAGTGATGTAAAAATTACAGTGTAAAGTTATTAAGTGCATTTCTAAACTCCATCCTGCCTCTCTACATGtacagtgttgtgttttggGCCCTCATCTCTCCACAAACACAGAGCTTTGGGCCCCCAGGAGAAAGTGTTGGGGTGTAACGAGCCCTTCCAGTCAAGAATTCTAATGAGGAGCTAATGATCAAACTAAACTGAGGTGAAACGACCAGCAAGAGATGCTCAAATCCTGAAATTCTGAGCATAGGCGTGTGGAtctgtgaggatctgtgtggatctgtgaggatctgtgtggaTCTGTGTGGATCTGTGAGGATCTGTGAGAATatgtgaggatctgtgtggactgtgaggatctgtgaggatctgtgaaaatgtgtgaggatctgtgagaatatgtgaggatctgtgtggactgtgaggatctgtgtggaTCTGTGTGGACTGTGAGGATCTGTGAGAATATGTGAGAATATGTGAGGATCTGTGAGGATCTGTGAGAATATGTGAGGATCTGTGAGGATCTGTGAAAATatgtgaggatctgtgtggactgtgaggatctgtgaggatctgtgaaaatgtgtgaggatctgtgagaatatgtgaggatctgtgtggaCTGTGAGGATCTGTATGGACTGTGAGGATCTGTGAGAATatgtgaggatctgtgtggactgtgaggatctgtgagaatatgtgaggatctgtgtggactgtgaggatctgtgaggatctgtgtggaTCTTTGAGAATATGTGAGAACctgtgaggatctgtgtggactgtgaggatctgtgaggatgtgtgtggatctgtgtggactgtgaggatctgtgaggatctgtgtggactgtgaggatctgtgagaatatgtgaggatctgtgtggaCTGTGAGGATCTGTGAGGGTCTATGAGGATCTGTGTGGactgtgaggatctgtgtggaTCTTTGAGAATATGTGAGAAactgtgaggatctgtgtggaCTGTGAGGATCTGTGAGGATGTGTGTGGATCTTTAAGAATATGTGAGAAactgtgaggatctgtgtggactgtgaggatctgtgaggatctgtgtggatctgtgtggactgtgaggatctgtgaggatctgtgtggactgtgaggatctgtgagaatatgtgaggatctgtgtggaCTGTGAGGATCTGTGAGGGTCTATGAGGATCTGTGTGGACTGTGAGGATCTGTGAGAATATGTGAGGAtctgtgaggatctgtgtggaTCTATGTGGGTCTGTGAGAATATGTGAGGAtctgtgaggatctgtgtggatctgtgtggactgtgaggatctgtgaggatctgtgtggactgtgaggatctgtgagaatatgtgaggatctgtgtggaCTGTGAGGATCTGTGAGGGTCTATGAGGATCTGTGTGGactgtgaggatctgtgtggaTCTTTGAGAATATGTGAGAAactgtgaggatctgtgtggaCTGTGAGGATCTGTGAGGATGTGTGTGGATCTTTAAGAATATGTGAGAAactgtgaggatctgtgtggactgtgaggatctgtgaggatctgtgtggatctgtgtggactgtgaggatctgtgaggatctgtgtggactgtgaggatctgtgagaatatgtgaggatctgtgtggaCTGTGAGGATCTGTGAGGGTCTATGAGGATCTGTGTGGACTGTGAGGATCTGTGAGAATATGTGAGGAtctgtgaggatctgtgtggaTCTATGTGGGTCTGTGAGAATATGTGAGGAtctgtgaggatctgtgtggaCTGTGAGGATCTGTGAGGATCTGTGAGAAAATGTGAGGATCTGTGAGAATCTTTGAGAATATGTGAGGATCTTTGAGAAAATGTGAGGATCTGTGAGGATCTGTGAGAAAATGTGAGAATATGTGAGGATCTGTGAGGATCTGTGAGAATATGTGAGGATCTGTGAGGATCTGTGAAAATatgtgaggatctgtgtggactgtgaggatctgtgaggatctgtgaaaatgtgtgaggatctgtgagaatatgtgaggatctgtgtggaCTGTGAGGATCTGTATGGACTGTGAGGATCTGTGAGAATATGTGAGGATCTGTGAGGATCTGTGAGGATCTGTATGGACTGTGAGGATCTGTGAGAATATGTGAGGAtctgtgaggatctgtgtggaTCTTTGAGAATATGTGAGAATCTGAGGATCTGTGTGGACTGTGAGGAtctgtgaggatctgtgtggaTCTTTGAGAATATGTGAGAAactgtgaggatctgtgtggactgtgaggatctgtgtggactgtgagaatctgtgaggatctgtgaggatctgtgtggaTCTGTGAGGATCTGTGAGGGTCTATGAGGATCTGTGTGGACTGTGAGGATCTGTGAGAATatgtgaggatctgtgtggatctgtgaggatctgtgtggaTCTATGTGGGTCTGTGAGAATATGTGAGGAtctgtgaggatctgtgtggaCTGTGAGGATCTGTGAGGATCTGTGAGAAAATGTGAGGATCTGTGAGAATCTTTGAGAAAATGTGAGGATCTGTGAGGATCTGTGAGAAAATGTGAGGATCTGTGAGGATCTGTGAGAATatgtgaggatctgtgtggatctgtgaggatctgtgtggactgtgaggatctgtgtggatctgtgaggatctgtgtggactgtgaggatctgtgtggactgtgaggatctgtgagaatatgtgaggatctgtgaggatctgtgtggaTCTGTGAGAATatgtgaggatctgtgtggactgtgaggatctgtgagaatatgtgaggatctgtgagaatatgtgaggatctgtgaggatttgtgtggactgtgaggatctgtgaggatctgtgtggagtgtgaggatctgtgaggatctgtgagaatatgtgaggatctgtgtggaCTGTGAGGATATGTGAGAATatgtgaggatctgtgtggactgtgaggatctgtgtggagtgtgaggatctgtgaggatctgtgaggatttgtgtGGACTGTGAGGATCTCTGAGGATCTTTGAGAATATGTGAGGATCTGTGAGAATATGTGAGGATCTGTGTGAACTGTGAAAatatgtgaggatctgattggcTCAGGGCCGGTGTGTGTAACACAGCAGTGGCTGCTGGGCTTCTTTCCGTCACGAAGATGAGGTGAGGATGTGGTCGTCATGGTGACGTTCAGCACTGCTTTCATTCATAGTGTCCTTAATGATGCATGGGGAGCTAACTGGGATGTTTCTGTAccgcacacacacttacacacacagttacacacacacacacacacacacacacacacacttacacaaacacacactcacacattgctcatacatttacacacactctttctctctgtctctctctcttctctatctctatcttccttcttcctctctcactTCCCAAGTGTCATTCTAGATTTGGGGCTACATTTTGTGTCTCCCAGATAAAACTTTAGTAATTTTTCAGGAAAACAATATTAAACCAGTTTTGAATAATAACACTAATTATGTTAATTATAGGTTTAGGCACAGTTTTTCAAAATATCTTTCTGATAAATcaacagtatattaattattggTTAGATCTAGTTTGAGGATCAAACATGGAGTTGAGGCACAAAGTGCTGGAAAATGTCACTTCtgttactggtttaaatggtttaaatggtttaaatagTGTGATGATGACAGAGCAGAGCTGACTGATGAGTCCAATCACTCCATACTTGCAAAGTGCCCATAATTCTAGAatagatcatatatttatttacttacttatttactatatatatatatataaaagagtGAATGGTAAAACAAAGAGATGTGTGCAGTTACACACACGTGACCTCTGTCAGGCAGTAACatgcgttctctctctctctctctctctctctctctctctctctctctctctctttctctctctctctctctctctctctctctctctgtctctctctctctctctgtctccctctctctctccctctctctctccctctctctctctctttctctctctctctctccctctctctctctgtctctctccctctctctctctctctctctctgtctctctgtctctctccctctctctctccctctctctctctctctctctctctctctctctctctgtctgtctctctccctctctctctccctctctcctctctccctctctctctttctctctctctctctccctctccctctctctctctctctctctctctttctctttctctctctctccctctctctctctctttctctctctttctctctctctctctctctccctctctctttctctctctttctctctctttctctctctctctctctctctctctctctctctctctctctctctctctcccctccctgtatttgctctgtgtgtgttttaggcccTCTTCTGATGTTCCTGATATTCTGGGCAGACGGAAACCCAAACCCTCAGAACAGGACCTTCCCTGAGTCCTGAAGCTGACCCCAAACACTGGAGGCAGATTCCCATCACACAGTTAAAGCATCAATACAATGAACCCCCCCTACACCCCCCTacacccccctcacccccctgtGTGTTCCTTcagttctacagtggagctgCTGTGTGCCGTTCACGCTTAACCTTAAAGACACCAAAGGAGTGGAACCCACTCACAGTCTGAAGAACCTCTGTATGAGTGTTCTGAAGGTTCTGCAGGGCTTCCTTCAGTTCATATGGGACCTTTACTGTGTGGAAGGACACACGTCTTTGTAAAACacggttctttagagaaccaagaGTAGTAAATAATCCTTTAGGCCACAACAGTGACTGAATatgcagcaggtgtgtgtgtgtgtgtgtgtgtgtgtgtgtgtgtgtgtatgtgtgtgctgaaTAATTCAACACTGCATTTTTTCTAGCTGAGAGTATTCAGTCTCTCTGTGTTTTGGGATTCCTCAGTCTTGTAAACATCACCCAGATCCAGGCATAAGAACCGCAGCTTGATTCCACCTGTCAATCACCTGTCCTAGTTCCATCCTAACCACGCCCCCATGACTCGTTTCACTCACTGTTTGTGTTTcttaatgaaaaaataaacaaatatgctcccatctaagctatctttgtttattattttacatattttgtaaacaaataattactattattatagtaataataataataataataataatgtttttttggttaaaacttaattctggatataaTTTGGAATATGAAGTGGACCAACTACAAAGCACCTCAGTCCACCTCCAGACGCCCCCCCTCCACCTATTTTACGCAAAGCCCCGCCCTCCTGCGCTGTGATTGGCTTACAGTCCCCCCTTAGCCACCAACGCTCTAAGCAGCGTTCTAGATCTCTGTACAGACAAAACCCCGCACTGTGATTGGCCGTCAGCTCCTTTCCAAGGTTCTAGACTGTGTTCTAGATTATTACTCACAGGAAACGCTCCACTGAGAGCTGTTGTGTGAGTACGAGCTGCTAGTAGCCAATCGGAGCGCAGGAGGCGAGACCTCCAAGCCCCGCCCCCGCCGTCTCCGCTCTTCATAAGCACCACAGTCAGGCTGGGTCGAGCCATGCAGCGGCTCTGCATCACTCAACTGACCAGTCCGCCTTTGCAGACCTCAACCGCGGCTCTGTGGGGATACAATCAGACGATTTACAGCCATTTACAGCGGAGAACCACCACTGGGAGACGTGTGTTCTGTCTTTAACCCCAGAGCAGTCCTTCCTGACTGATGTAGGAGCCTTCATTCCAGACAGTCATGTCTGAGCTAAGACACAGACATCCAGTTTCAGAGGTGTGGACCATGAAGACCTCTGTGCAGAAGAAGAACTGTCTACTGGTTCTACCTCAGCTCCAGGCTAGAAGACCTCCAGGTGCTGTCCTTTGGTAAGGTGAggcattgattgattgattgattgattgattgatagcTAGCTCCTATCTGCTCATACTGTAAGGTGCTCTCTGATTGAGTGCATGTGATCAGTCAGGAGCTCACACCTGCATTCAGGGGGTGGTTAATGAGGTTCATGATtggcatattattattattattattattattattattattattattattattttccacCCGCCGGCtttgggtttgggggtttgtgcaggtgtgtgttacTAGACAGAGTAGCAGTGATTCAAAGGGGCCGTTTGGTTATTCATCAGCTGCTCTGGTTTCTGGTGCCGTTACAGCAGTCGTCATGACTAAGCCGTGACCTTGTTGGATGAATGCTGCTTCTGATATAACTGTGAAGAGCGTGGACTCTGCTTCGAAGCTCTGCTGGCTTCAGACGGACTCCGCTCATGCCTTTCTCCCAGCACTGCCAGAACAGGTCATAGGTTGACCCTTCAGAGTTGTTAACCTATGCTGACTCTGTTTTTAGGCCGATGGTAGGAGGTGAGAAATCGAGTGGAATATGAAGCCCACCAAATGAACTTCATCTGTCTCTCTTGTCACAGGTAGGTGGAAAAGCCCCCGATGACCTTCTCCTGCAGCTTCAGCTCTCGTGGGATGAGTTAGCGGCCTTGATCTTGTCCAGATGGTGTGCAGCGAGCGAAGTTCGGGCACCTCCGTGCCCAAGAAGGAGCCCCAGAGCCGGCGGAAGAGGAAATCCCGCCCCCAGGGCCTTCCGTCCCCGGCCTTGTGCTGCGCCTGCGGCCTGTGCATCATGCTAGCGGGCATCAACATCACTCTGGTGGGAGCCTTCGCCTTCAGCACGCTCATGCCCTCCGGAAACCCACCCATCATCATCGGACCCATCCTGCTGCTGGTGGCCTTCACTTTTTTCGGGGCTTGCTGCGTATGTAGTCGGCTCCCGCCTCCGCAGGGCTCCCGGCGGTCCAAAGGCGGCGCCGGAGGGGGCGGATTGGGCTTCATGGGAAGGGGAACGGGGTTGGGCAGTGGGACGGCAGCATTCGAGATTGAAACCAGCGAACACACCATGCAGGATACCACGGCCGTGCAGCTGAGCCCGACAAACTCCCCCAGCATCTCGTCGCGTGGCTCCAGCCCGGAGCGGGAGGCTCCAGGTGCGATGCCTAATGCTAATATCCCAGCTCCAGATTACAACACGCCTTCTAGGGCCTGCAAACTCTTCACCATGGAGGCCAACGGCCCTAATTCAGCTTCAGCCACCTTCTCATCCTCCACTGGGGGTGGTGGGGCGGTCAGGCTGACTTTACCTTTAGACGGTGTGGCTACCTAGCATGGATGACGCTAGCAGTATTGAGGTTGTTTTGTGGGGGGAAGCTACTAGAAAGTACAGCATTGACAGAATTGACATTAGCTGGCTGCTAATCCCCCGAATTGTTCAAGCTGCCAAGGCCCTGCTGTATATACAACATAGTTGGTTAGCGTAGTGGCTAACACAACATGGACGTTTTAATGGGCTAGACTCCAAATAGCATCAGTAAGACCCATTGctacaatacactatatggacaaaagtattgggacacctgcttattccttCGTTTTTTggagcaggagcattgctgtgaggatttgattgcattcagcaacaagagcatgagtgaggtcaagatgttggatgatgatcatccccaactccacaactcatcccagaagtattaaatgaagcaccaccatcattccagagaacacagttcttccgctgctccacagctcctcaatgctggggggctttatacccctctagtccacgcctggcattattaggcagcatggtgccgatagggtcatgatgtagatctgctccagagagtcctattgtattggcagttcttgacaagctgtgtgtgtgtttgcatttgcacatctgtttcagctaCGTGTGcaactttaaagtagctgaatgcattcattgcaaggggtgttcacaaacatttggacatatagtgtgtgtgtgtaagactaAATGGAGCAGGGGATGGAGCAGCTTTGCGGCACAGCTGATTAACCCCTTGCAGGGTTGATGAAGAGGCAGTAGCGCTCTGCTTGGGAACAGGTCCACGTTTAAATGTATTTGAGGAGCGCAGATGGAGGAGCTTCAGAAGGTGAAATTTCAGAGCCCTGCTTCACATGCTCACGCCGTGCCACTGTTACTCTGATTATTCACAGTTATGGCACGGACCAGGATGAGCGAGAAACACCACGAGCATGTTGTTACTCAGACTGAAAGAAAATGACTCCGTTTCCTCATGATGTTGTACAGTTTCACTCCTGTCCTGTGGTGCAGTGTTCCTCCGTCAGTGTTCTTCTGGATATCATGCTTGATGTTGAAATCTCGAATAAGCCGTGACACTGTGTGAACAGCACTGCCGTTTTCTAAAGGAGTGATCCAACTCCAGCGCTACAGTAGCTGCGTATGGGTGAAGCGGATGGCCAAAAATACAAGCGTCCAGTTTTCTCACCAAGGTGAGCGATATCTCCCAGCTAGCCACTGAAATAGCCACTGAAAATTAAAAGTACTCTATGACCTAAAGGGAGTTACTGGGCTATGCTAACATTAGTATTTTAGTACTGAACTATTTTGTAATAAGAATTATTCCCACACTCTAAAAAATGCTGGGTTAAAATGATCCCAGTGGCAACCCAGTGCTGGGCCTAGTTTGGACAAATACAGCAATGGGTCATTTATACAGTACTGTAGCAGATACACTACCCAAGAGCCGTATAATATAAATACCCCCCCCAATAAAACGTGCTAATGTAGCGGCTAAATCGTCGCTGTTAAAcattcacatttcacatttatgtgctcttatccagagcaatttacaaggtaactcgtattacagaggcgggtcaatgtagtgttaggagtcttgcccaagcgctctattggtgtagcgcagcacagtcacccagactgggaattgatccccagtctcccacatggtgcagtagctcactggcaggtagtggtgttatctgttgtgccacatcGCAAGTAACTGCAAATACTCGCACTTCTTCCCAGCTTGCTGCAGATATTCTGCTCAACACCagaagtaaacaaataaataaacaaataaataaacaaataacgcACAGCCACACAACAAACAAACCCTGAAACCATGTTAGGTTATCTATGTTTTGCATGAAATACATATGTGAATAATAGCCTCTTTTATATCAATCTGGCAACCGAATTAATTTGCTGACCAGCTAACTAATTAATTTGCTGACCAGCTGATACAGTCTACCAAATATCACACAACAAGCTACACTGGCTAGAAATCCTCTAGAGCTGACACTTTGATGTCTGTTAGTTAATCATAGCAAGCTAATGCCAATTCTgtcagaatttatttatttatttattattttattttttcattaagAGAATACAATGGAATGTGTATATTTTACAGAAACCATTGTAAGCagaaaaattaaaattaaaaaatatttgggTTTTTACTGTGATCTAAACCAGCGTTTCTTAACTCCGGTCCTGGAGGAACCGGACCATTTTAGCGGGCTCCCTGCTGTAGAACACCCTCAGCTCTGAAAGGGCTGGTTAACgagctgattagttgaatcaggtgtgttggaagcaAAGAAGCGCCTTAgtccaggaccagggctgacAGACACTGATCTACACATGGATCTAGTGGATAAAATACCCAAAAACTACCAAGAACCATGTAAAGAACCCAGCAAAACATGCTAACTCAGCAGGTAACGTATCTAGACTGTGTAAATTAGCCAGAACATGCTAATCCAGCAGGTAACGTATCTAGAACTGTGTACATGAGCCAGAACATGCTAATACAGCAGGTAACATATCTAGAACTGTGTAAATGACCCAGAACATGCTAATACAGCAGATAACTTATCTAGAACTGTGTAAATGACCCAGAACATGCTAATACAGTAGGTAACGTATCTAGAACTGTGTAAATGACCCAGAACATGCTAATACAGCAGGTAACGTATCTAGAACTGTGTAAATGACCCAGAACATGCTAATACAGCAGGTAACGTATCTAGAACTGTGTAAATGACCCAGAACATGCTAATACAGTAGGTAACATttctagaactgtgtaaatGACCCAGAACATGCTAATACAGCAGGTAACGTATCTAGAACTGTGTAAATGACCCAGAACATGCTAATACAGCAGATAACCTATCTAGAACTGTAAATGACCCAGAACATGCTAATACAGC comes from the Salminus brasiliensis chromosome 23, fSalBra1.hap2, whole genome shotgun sequence genome and includes:
- the tmem275a gene encoding transmembrane protein 275, encoding MVCSERSSGTSVPKKEPQSRRKRKSRPQGLPSPALCCACGLCIMLAGINITLVGAFAFSTLMPSGNPPIIIGPILLLVAFTFFGACCVCSRLPPPQGSRRSKGGAGGGGLGFMGRGTGLGSGTAAFEIETSEHTMQDTTAVQLSPTNSPSISSRGSSPEREAPGAMPNANIPAPDYNTPSRACKLFTMEANGPNSASATFSSSTGGGGAVRLTLPLDGVAT